From a single Natronorubrum tibetense GA33 genomic region:
- the msrA gene encoding peptide-methionine (S)-S-oxide reductase MsrA, translated as MNRSSPDSTTAPTREQDTRTLPADETRTATFGMGCFWGPDARFGAIEGIVRTRVGYAGGTTPNPSYHSLGDHTEVVQVEYDPDKLGYEDLLEVFWTNHDWASTAPKRQYRSVVLAADDDQLAAAERFRDGLEERAGRSVTTNLERLETFTRAEDYHQKYELRSTPVVGDELAARYGDAFVDSTVVARLNGFVAGHGDPSRREALMEGVDLTPTQRSELQRRF; from the coding sequence ATGAATCGCTCGAGTCCGGATTCGACAACTGCGCCGACACGCGAGCAGGACACGAGGACGTTGCCGGCGGACGAGACCAGAACGGCGACGTTCGGGATGGGCTGTTTCTGGGGTCCCGACGCCCGCTTCGGCGCGATAGAGGGCATCGTTCGAACGCGTGTCGGGTACGCCGGTGGGACGACACCGAACCCCAGCTACCACTCGCTCGGGGACCACACCGAAGTCGTGCAGGTCGAGTACGATCCTGACAAACTGGGCTACGAGGACCTGCTCGAGGTGTTCTGGACGAACCACGACTGGGCCTCGACAGCGCCCAAACGCCAGTATCGGAGCGTCGTCCTCGCGGCGGACGATGACCAGCTGGCAGCCGCCGAGCGGTTCCGAGACGGGCTCGAGGAGCGGGCCGGCCGGTCGGTTACGACGAATCTCGAACGACTCGAGACGTTCACCCGAGCCGAGGACTACCATCAAAAGTACGAACTCCGATCGACGCCGGTCGTCGGCGACGAACTCGCAGCCCGCTACGGCGACGCGTTCGTCGACTCGACGGTCGTCGCACGGCTCAACGGTTTCGTCGCCGGCCACGGCGACCCCTCACGGCGTGAGGCGCTGATGGAAGGCGTTGACCTCACACCGACACAGCGCTCGGAACTGCAGCGGCGCTTCTGA
- a CDS encoding MaoC family dehydratase, which yields MEEMQYYEDIEIGDVREFGEYNVTAEEIVEFAEQYDPQPFHTDADAAEDSAFGELVASGWHTASMCMRMLVDGPIDERASMGARGVDELRWKRPVKPGDTLSVRTEIVDKRISESDPRRGYVDSRVEGYNQDGDIVVSFVALAMIERRDPDQ from the coding sequence TTGGAGGAAATGCAGTACTACGAGGACATCGAGATCGGAGACGTCCGAGAGTTCGGTGAGTACAACGTCACGGCCGAAGAGATCGTCGAGTTTGCCGAACAGTACGACCCGCAGCCGTTCCACACCGACGCGGACGCAGCCGAGGACTCCGCGTTCGGCGAACTGGTCGCCTCCGGCTGGCACACCGCCTCGATGTGCATGCGAATGCTCGTCGACGGCCCGATCGACGAGCGAGCGAGTATGGGTGCACGCGGCGTCGACGAACTGCGCTGGAAACGACCCGTCAAACCCGGCGACACGCTCTCCGTCCGAACGGAGATCGTGGACAAACGCATTTCGGAGAGCGATCCCCGGCGAGGGTACGTCGACAGCCGCGTCGAAGGATACAATCAAGACGGTGACATCGTCGTCTCCTTCGTTGCGTTGGCGATGATCGAGCGACGCGACCCCGATCAGTAG
- a CDS encoding DUF7344 domain-containing protein: protein MTEFPIVDENGIVRATPSADTVLELLANDRRRAVVAALDRHDENWMRVETLVERLSTTFETTEWKIELHHVHLPMLDDEGLVEYDDRNGTVRYYDCELVTDVLTAVERHAIG from the coding sequence ATGACTGAGTTTCCGATCGTCGACGAGAACGGAATCGTCCGCGCCACGCCCTCCGCGGACACCGTCCTCGAACTCCTCGCGAACGATCGGCGCCGAGCGGTCGTCGCCGCGCTCGATCGGCACGACGAGAACTGGATGCGCGTCGAAACCCTCGTCGAGCGCCTCTCGACGACGTTCGAAACGACGGAGTGGAAGATCGAACTGCATCACGTCCATCTACCGATGCTGGACGACGAAGGGCTCGTCGAGTACGACGACCGCAACGGAACGGTCCGGTACTACGACTGTGAACTGGTCACGGACGTACTCACAGCAGTCGAACGGCACGCGATCGGGTGA
- a CDS encoding universal stress protein — protein MFSTVLVPTDDSAGADATIGHAIKLGDTYGAAVHALYVVDTGSGPIDLSNDERASVRERSEGHGREATIRVTDRAEEHGIDAAREVREGVPYREILSYVADNDVDIVVMGTHGRTGADRVRLGSTTERVITRADVPVLSVRRPEDGEPTPAAAVSYDRIVVPTDGSDHAERAAETALDLAEKYDAEIYAVYVVDPTTYDLEDAPRSIIGLLEEGGRNATEAIAELARDRGLDVQTNVRRGLPAEVLLGYASTVDADLVAMGTRGRAVGSGRLLGSTTARVVRRSTVPVLTVS, from the coding sequence ATGTTCAGTACAGTCCTCGTTCCGACGGACGACAGTGCCGGAGCAGACGCGACGATCGGCCACGCAATCAAACTGGGGGACACCTACGGCGCGGCCGTGCACGCTCTCTACGTCGTCGACACCGGAAGCGGTCCGATCGACCTCTCCAACGACGAGCGAGCCTCGGTCCGCGAGCGCTCGGAAGGGCACGGACGCGAGGCCACCATCCGCGTCACGGACCGGGCCGAGGAACACGGCATCGACGCCGCGCGCGAGGTACGCGAGGGCGTCCCGTACCGCGAGATCCTCTCGTACGTCGCTGACAACGATGTCGACATCGTCGTGATGGGGACCCATGGCCGGACCGGGGCCGATCGGGTCCGCCTCGGGAGCACCACCGAGCGGGTGATTACGCGGGCCGACGTGCCGGTGCTGTCGGTTCGCCGCCCAGAGGACGGGGAGCCGACTCCCGCAGCAGCCGTCTCGTACGATCGGATCGTCGTCCCGACCGACGGGAGCGATCACGCCGAACGTGCCGCTGAGACCGCCCTCGATCTCGCAGAGAAGTACGACGCCGAGATCTACGCGGTCTACGTCGTCGACCCGACGACGTATGACCTCGAAGATGCGCCCCGGAGCATCATCGGGCTGCTCGAGGAGGGCGGCCGGAACGCGACGGAGGCGATCGCGGAGCTGGCGCGCGATCGCGGCCTCGACGTGCAGACCAACGTGCGGCGCGGACTCCCCGCCGAGGTACTGCTCGGGTACGCCTCGACGGTCGACGCCGACCTCGTCGCCATGGGCACGCGCGGACGAGCGGTCGGCTCCGGCCGCCTGCTAGGGAGCACGACGGCTCGCGTCGTTCGCCGATCGACCGTTCCAGTGCTGACGGTCTCCTGA
- a CDS encoding universal stress protein: protein MVFLVPFDGSYLAEAALQRAAEYGEALDQDVIALSVVPDDEAYAIDVGWYERREEDPFTVQYVANKLREGVVDIAPRAEFRHERIDHGTPAAIATRIKAVADDLRPAVVFLGTDDIGEIARPVTSVAGGVAADATYDVHIVRYYAPPSIPDIRLGEGQYTEQEQ, encoded by the coding sequence ATGGTATTTCTCGTTCCGTTCGACGGCTCCTACCTCGCCGAGGCAGCGCTGCAGCGGGCCGCCGAGTACGGCGAGGCGCTGGATCAAGACGTGATCGCCCTGTCCGTCGTTCCTGACGACGAAGCGTACGCGATCGACGTCGGGTGGTACGAACGGCGGGAGGAGGACCCGTTCACCGTACAGTACGTCGCCAACAAGCTCCGGGAGGGCGTGGTCGATATCGCTCCTCGGGCCGAATTTCGACACGAGCGAATCGACCACGGAACGCCGGCGGCGATCGCAACCCGGATCAAGGCGGTCGCCGACGATCTCCGGCCGGCGGTCGTATTCCTCGGCACGGACGACATCGGCGAGATTGCTCGGCCAGTGACCAGCGTCGCCGGCGGCGTCGCCGCGGACGCGACCTACGACGTTCACATCGTCCGGTACTACGCCCCGCCATCCATCCCCGATATTCGACTGGGGGAGGGACAGTACACGGAGCAGGAGCAGTGA
- a CDS encoding universal stress protein has protein sequence MSERIMVPYDGSDHAEAALRFAFETYPDATIVVFHVVEPFAEHTDAGVENVRRWQDRARGYAEAVFEEAETVAEASDRSVETDWEYGRPRHVIVRYVNDHDIDQVVMGSRGRDGIDRLLLGSVAETVVRRVPVPVTVVGDAKLGE, from the coding sequence ATGAGTGAACGCATCATGGTCCCCTACGACGGAAGCGATCACGCGGAAGCCGCGCTTCGATTCGCGTTCGAGACGTACCCCGACGCGACGATCGTGGTCTTCCACGTCGTCGAACCGTTCGCCGAGCACACCGACGCCGGGGTCGAGAACGTCCGCCGGTGGCAGGATCGCGCCCGCGGATACGCGGAAGCGGTCTTCGAAGAGGCAGAGACCGTCGCCGAGGCGTCCGATCGATCCGTCGAGACGGACTGGGAATACGGTCGGCCGCGCCACGTGATCGTCCGGTACGTCAACGATCATGACATCGATCAGGTCGTGATGGGCAGCCGCGGGCGCGACGGGATCGATCGGCTCCTCCTCGGCAGCGTCGCGGAGACGGTCGTCCGGCGGGTCCCGGTCCCGGTGACGGTCGTCGGGGACGCGAAACTGGGCGAGTAG
- a CDS encoding universal stress protein, producing the protein MPSRILVPVDGSTLSLRALRHALREFPDADVTAYHVVDLFDPDPPGAGESSYEPMLGTEEWYRYVGELRDRIFDDVAAVAADYDRSVETDSDVGDPARLVLEYATDEPVDHVVIGAHGRPEPQRPIYGSVAETVTRRSPVRVTVVR; encoded by the coding sequence ATGCCCAGTCGCATTCTCGTTCCCGTCGACGGATCGACGCTGTCGCTGCGTGCACTCCGGCACGCCTTGCGGGAGTTTCCCGATGCCGACGTAACGGCGTACCACGTCGTCGACCTGTTCGATCCCGACCCACCTGGCGCTGGCGAGTCGTCCTATGAACCGATGCTCGGCACCGAAGAGTGGTACCGGTACGTCGGCGAGTTACGCGATCGGATCTTCGACGACGTCGCGGCGGTCGCAGCCGACTACGACCGATCGGTCGAGACGGACTCGGACGTCGGCGATCCGGCCCGACTCGTCCTCGAGTATGCGACCGACGAGCCCGTCGATCACGTCGTCATCGGGGCGCACGGTCGGCCGGAACCGCAGCGACCGATCTACGGGAGCGTCGCCGAGACGGTCACCCGTCGCTCGCCAGTTCGGGTGACGGTCGTCCGGTAA
- a CDS encoding SagB/ThcOx family dehydrogenase yields the protein MTRIELPEAETDGSTSAERAIATRASRRSFATTPVALTDVSQHLWAAQGVTHVADGVEMRTAPSAGATYPLVAFLEVASEGSTQLDPGLYRYKPSDHALEPTLETAIHDDLTTAALDQPVVGDAPATIVLAADYERTCSQYPDHGERYVHMEAGHAAQNVHLVCESRELNSCPVGAFADAKVADTLSLPDDLDPLYLVPFGYRPTEQ from the coding sequence ATGACGAGGATCGAACTCCCTGAAGCCGAGACTGACGGCTCGACGAGCGCCGAGCGAGCGATCGCGACCCGAGCGAGTCGCCGGTCGTTCGCTACCACGCCGGTCGCGCTGACGGACGTTTCCCAGCACCTATGGGCTGCCCAGGGGGTCACCCACGTCGCAGACGGCGTCGAGATGCGGACCGCGCCAAGCGCCGGCGCGACGTATCCACTCGTCGCCTTCCTCGAGGTCGCATCCGAGGGCAGCACACAACTCGACCCGGGGCTGTACCGATACAAGCCGAGCGACCATGCACTCGAGCCGACGCTCGAGACGGCCATTCACGACGACCTCACGACGGCCGCACTGGACCAGCCGGTTGTCGGCGACGCGCCGGCGACGATCGTCCTGGCGGCCGATTACGAGCGGACCTGCAGTCAGTATCCAGACCACGGCGAACGGTACGTCCACATGGAGGCCGGTCACGCGGCACAGAACGTCCACCTCGTCTGCGAGTCCCGCGAGCTGAACAGCTGCCCCGTCGGGGCCTTCGCCGACGCGAAGGTCGCTGACACACTGTCGCTGCCCGATGACCTCGATCCGTTATACCTGGTGCCGTTTGGCTACCGCCCGACGGAGCAGTAA
- a CDS encoding universal stress protein: MIQRILTPTDNSGPSVRAIEQATEIAKSSDATIHALSVIPEMTRGSKAQEEWDERVTDALAKAREIANREGLEYEEARRNGPVAREIVDCAEEHDVDLIVMGTHGRSGLHRYLVGSVTQRTIETSPIPVVTVPPEE, from the coding sequence ATGATACAGCGCATACTGACCCCGACCGACAACAGCGGTCCGAGCGTCCGCGCGATCGAACAGGCCACAGAAATCGCGAAATCGTCCGACGCAACGATTCACGCGCTGTCGGTAATTCCGGAGATGACCAGGGGATCCAAGGCACAAGAAGAGTGGGACGAGCGCGTGACGGACGCGCTCGCGAAAGCGCGCGAGATCGCCAATCGGGAGGGTCTCGAGTACGAGGAAGCGAGACGGAACGGTCCCGTCGCCCGCGAGATCGTCGATTGCGCAGAGGAACACGACGTCGACCTGATCGTCATGGGAACCCACGGCCGGAGCGGACTCCACAGGTATTTGGTGGGGAGCGTCACCCAGCGCACCATCGAAACGTCGCCGATTCCCGTGGTGACGGTCCCACCTGAGGAGTAA
- a CDS encoding universal stress protein, with protein sequence MRFLVAVDGSEESENALAYAADIADAMDSSITVVHAVDPTVHDEGGSEPTVSLWDADQRLVLESIEDAEQRGLDLLGDVSAFADELGRDVEIELLYGDPVVEIADFAADEGFDTIYVGHRGRSERAGLMLGSVAKSLVERATVPVTVVR encoded by the coding sequence ATGCGGTTCCTTGTGGCCGTCGACGGCTCCGAAGAGTCAGAGAATGCACTCGCCTACGCCGCCGACATCGCAGACGCGATGGACAGCTCGATCACGGTCGTCCATGCCGTCGATCCAACCGTCCACGACGAGGGCGGGAGCGAACCGACCGTGTCGCTGTGGGACGCCGACCAGCGACTGGTCCTCGAGAGCATCGAAGACGCCGAACAGCGAGGGCTGGACCTGCTCGGGGACGTTTCGGCGTTCGCCGACGAACTCGGACGCGATGTCGAGATCGAACTGCTCTATGGCGACCCGGTCGTGGAGATCGCCGATTTCGCAGCGGACGAGGGGTTCGACACGATCTACGTCGGCCATCGCGGCCGATCGGAGCGTGCGGGGCTGATGCTCGGCAGCGTCGCAAAATCACTCGTCGAACGGGCGACCGTTCCGGTGACCGTCGTGCGCTGA
- a CDS encoding CBS domain-containing protein, which yields MNIEEIVSEEYVEFTPETTVSKLVGTFADSDVEGVVVHGDEYEGVVTRRQLATSHHQPNEKLGSLVWHVPRLAPDEDIRKVAQLMIDSDSQLLPVFESRELTGVVTADAIVEKVTPYLDAATVAEAYTEDLVSLDPESSLGDALNRFREHRITHLPVIESDTAVGILSLYDVTDLTVRAEVQSQGGDAGGTDPFGGEISSSTARARRGGFGAREGESARMLDLPVRDAMASPVRTIRPSETLETAVEEMFEVDGSSLVVTENGSPHGIVTKTDVLDALTWEAGGNRGVQVYGTNLINDVTYDEIVSKVEKFDDRDHGMNVLDAKIHLHEHDEKRRGTPLLLARIRLHTDRGLYIASGEGYGASHAINEASDVLERQIRDKKTDGQSKKPPTEEFWEKRFGWLLEE from the coding sequence ATGAACATCGAAGAGATCGTCTCAGAGGAGTACGTCGAATTCACACCGGAAACCACTGTCTCGAAGCTGGTCGGGACGTTCGCTGATTCGGACGTTGAGGGCGTTGTCGTTCACGGCGACGAGTACGAGGGCGTCGTCACCAGGCGACAACTCGCCACGTCCCACCACCAGCCGAACGAAAAGCTCGGGTCGCTGGTCTGGCACGTCCCGCGACTCGCGCCCGATGAGGACATCCGAAAGGTCGCGCAGTTGATGATCGACAGCGACTCGCAACTGCTCCCCGTCTTCGAGAGCCGGGAACTGACCGGGGTCGTCACCGCCGACGCGATTGTCGAGAAAGTGACGCCGTATCTCGACGCGGCGACGGTCGCCGAAGCGTACACCGAGGATCTCGTGTCGCTGGATCCGGAGTCGTCACTCGGCGACGCGCTCAACAGATTCCGAGAACACCGCATCACGCACCTGCCGGTCATCGAGAGCGATACGGCGGTCGGTATCCTCAGCCTCTACGACGTGACCGATCTGACGGTTCGTGCGGAGGTCCAGAGCCAGGGTGGCGACGCGGGCGGGACGGATCCGTTCGGCGGCGAAATCTCCTCCAGTACGGCCCGTGCGCGCCGCGGTGGGTTCGGTGCCAGAGAGGGTGAGTCCGCGCGGATGCTGGATCTTCCGGTTCGCGACGCCATGGCGTCGCCGGTCCGCACCATTCGGCCGTCGGAGACGCTCGAGACGGCCGTCGAAGAGATGTTCGAGGTCGACGGCTCGTCGCTGGTCGTGACTGAAAACGGCTCGCCACACGGTATCGTCACGAAGACGGACGTCCTCGACGCGCTGACGTGGGAAGCCGGCGGGAACCGCGGCGTACAGGTCTACGGCACCAACCTGATCAACGACGTGACCTACGACGAAATCGTCTCGAAAGTCGAGAAGTTCGACGATAGAGACCACGGGATGAACGTGCTGGACGCGAAGATTCACCTCCACGAGCACGACGAGAAGCGACGCGGAACGCCGCTGTTGCTCGCCCGAATCCGGCTGCACACCGACCGTGGGCTGTACATCGCCTCTGGAGAAGGATACGGGGCGAGTCACGCGATCAACGAAGCGAGCGACGTGCTCGAACGGCAGATCCGGGACAAAAAGACAGACGGGCAGAGCAAGAAACCCCCGACCGAGGAGTTCTGGGAGAAACGCTTCGGCTGGCTGCTCGAGGAGTGA
- a CDS encoding phosphoribosyltransferase yields the protein MNETGRFTDRTDAGERLGAELRERGIDADIALAIPRGGLPLGRAVADSLDVPLDIVVAKKIGAPGNPEYAVGAVASDGSVWRNERAISGTRTDEEYFQDQRETEAANARQKADRYRGGRSEPDLTDKTVVVVDDGVATGSTARACLERVKNSDAGRIVLAVPVGPPDTIDELEETVDDVVCLEIPAGFRGVGQFYENFGQVSDEEAMAYLET from the coding sequence ATGAACGAGACAGGACGATTCACGGATAGAACCGACGCGGGGGAACGGCTCGGAGCGGAACTCCGCGAGCGAGGGATCGACGCGGATATTGCACTCGCGATCCCGCGGGGCGGACTGCCGCTCGGGCGCGCGGTCGCCGACTCGCTCGACGTACCACTCGATATCGTCGTGGCGAAGAAGATCGGTGCCCCGGGAAACCCCGAGTACGCCGTCGGTGCCGTCGCAAGCGACGGTAGCGTCTGGCGCAACGAACGCGCGATCAGCGGGACGCGGACCGACGAGGAGTATTTCCAGGACCAACGCGAGACGGAAGCGGCGAACGCACGGCAGAAGGCCGACCGATACCGCGGCGGGCGGTCGGAACCCGACCTGACGGACAAGACCGTCGTGGTCGTCGACGACGGCGTGGCGACGGGCTCGACCGCCAGAGCCTGCCTCGAGCGGGTCAAAAACTCCGACGCCGGACGGATCGTCTTGGCGGTGCCGGTCGGTCCGCCCGACACGATCGACGAACTGGAAGAGACGGTCGACGACGTCGTCTGTCTCGAGATACCCGCCGGCTTCAGGGGTGTCGGTCAGTTCTACGAGAACTTCGGACAGGTGTCGGACGAGGAAGCGATGGCGTATCTCGAGACGTGA
- a CDS encoding dienelactone hydrolase family protein: MAQPTDTTVSIPVDDIELEGMLDVPADTQGVVVFAHGSGSSRKSPRNNYVAEVIRDRGLGTLLFDLLTEAEDRNRENRFDIPLLTERLVAVTEWLWNRNETRECTVGYFGSSTGAASALRAAALLQDDIDAVVSRGGRVDMASELLDDVRAATLFIVGGNDTQVLELNHEARDRLTCENELHVVEGAGHLFEREDELEEVADVAAGWFAESLA, encoded by the coding sequence ATGGCACAGCCAACGGACACCACCGTCTCCATCCCGGTCGACGACATCGAACTCGAGGGAATGCTCGACGTTCCGGCGGACACACAGGGAGTGGTCGTCTTCGCTCACGGAAGTGGATCCAGTCGAAAGAGTCCACGCAACAACTACGTCGCGGAGGTCATCCGCGACCGCGGACTCGGCACCCTGCTGTTCGACCTGCTCACCGAGGCGGAAGACAGGAACCGCGAGAACCGATTCGACATCCCGTTGCTCACGGAGCGACTCGTCGCGGTCACCGAGTGGCTCTGGAATCGCAACGAAACGCGAGAATGCACCGTCGGTTACTTCGGCTCGAGTACGGGTGCCGCGTCCGCACTCCGGGCGGCGGCACTCCTGCAGGACGACATCGACGCCGTCGTCTCGCGTGGCGGTCGCGTCGACATGGCGTCCGAACTGCTCGACGACGTCCGGGCGGCGACCCTGTTCATCGTCGGCGGGAACGACACGCAGGTGCTCGAACTCAACCACGAGGCCCGCGACCGGCTCACCTGCGAGAACGAGTTGCACGTCGTCGAGGGCGCGGGCCACCTCTTCGAACGCGAGGACGAACTCGAAGAAGTCGCAGATGTCGCCGCCGGCTGGTTCGCTGAGAGCCTGGCGTAG
- a CDS encoding SLC13 family permease — protein sequence MYGETWSRGVRTRLRDCHRQLWRIHHRTKSILNGPSIRASLDGVESSPRTSTSLGLVTDGGERRTDAEGTAEQSGVGSRSSFDVDEEYTIRNKIGLVIGPLAFVFVLAAPTPAGLTTAGQAVGATAAWMVIWWVSEAVPIPVTALLPLVLFPLTGATEQNTAAEPYANRLIFLFLGGFMIAVAVERWELHRRLSLWTIATVGTQPRRIILGFMLITAFLSMWISNSATAMLMMPIGLAVIDQVAELVRRSDLDIPTEDGEFQFGTVLLLSIAYSASIGGVGTLIGSPPNIIFAGFVSESYGQDISFAQWMAYGVPLAALGVGICWFYLTRIVLDRQFETLPGETDVIEERRQELGSMSRPETLVLVVFGIVASGWLARPVLLEPIVPAIDDAAIAIAGAVALFVVPVRDEDGEWTFLLDWTTAVTVPWGVILLFGGGLSLAAGVTESGLADWIGTGLLALEGIDLLWIVATVALLAVFLTEVTSNTAMTAMLIPILGALAAGLSVHPYVLMLTATTVASFAFMLPVATPPNAIVFGGGHLKIPQMATIGFVMNLVGVMLVVVFVLGWLPFSWGIDVTTVPPWYD from the coding sequence ATGTACGGAGAGACGTGGTCGCGAGGCGTCCGTACTCGTCTTCGCGATTGTCACCGACAGCTCTGGCGGATCCACCATCGGACGAAATCGATACTGAACGGCCCATCGATCAGGGCGTCGCTCGACGGGGTCGAAAGCTCACCTCGCACGTCCACGTCGCTCGGGCTCGTCACCGACGGTGGTGAGCGGAGAACGGACGCGGAGGGAACGGCCGAGCAGTCCGGCGTCGGTAGCCGATCTTCGTTCGACGTCGACGAGGAGTACACGATTCGGAACAAGATCGGGCTCGTCATCGGCCCACTGGCGTTCGTGTTCGTTCTCGCCGCGCCGACGCCAGCGGGATTGACGACCGCCGGTCAGGCAGTCGGTGCGACAGCAGCCTGGATGGTGATCTGGTGGGTGAGCGAGGCCGTACCGATCCCGGTTACCGCACTGCTCCCGCTCGTGTTGTTTCCACTTACCGGTGCAACGGAGCAGAATACGGCCGCGGAGCCGTACGCGAACCGTCTGATCTTTCTCTTTCTCGGCGGCTTCATGATCGCCGTCGCGGTCGAGCGGTGGGAACTTCACCGACGGCTCTCCCTGTGGACGATCGCAACCGTCGGTACGCAACCGCGACGGATCATACTCGGATTCATGCTCATTACGGCGTTCCTGTCGATGTGGATCTCGAACAGCGCGACGGCGATGCTGATGATGCCGATCGGACTCGCCGTTATCGACCAGGTGGCGGAACTCGTCCGGCGGTCAGACCTGGATATCCCAACCGAGGACGGCGAGTTTCAGTTCGGAACGGTGCTGTTGCTTTCGATCGCGTATTCGGCGTCGATCGGCGGCGTCGGGACGCTGATCGGCTCCCCGCCGAATATCATCTTCGCCGGATTCGTCAGCGAGAGCTACGGTCAGGATATCTCGTTCGCCCAGTGGATGGCGTACGGCGTCCCGCTTGCCGCACTCGGCGTCGGCATCTGTTGGTTCTACCTGACACGAATCGTCCTCGACCGTCAGTTCGAAACGCTTCCCGGCGAGACGGATGTTATCGAGGAGCGTCGACAGGAACTTGGATCGATGAGTCGACCGGAAACACTCGTTCTCGTCGTGTTCGGAATCGTTGCATCGGGTTGGCTCGCCCGTCCCGTCCTCCTCGAGCCCATCGTTCCGGCAATCGACGACGCGGCGATCGCGATCGCCGGTGCGGTGGCGTTGTTCGTCGTCCCCGTCCGAGACGAGGACGGCGAGTGGACGTTCTTGCTCGACTGGACGACGGCCGTAACCGTTCCCTGGGGAGTGATTTTGCTGTTCGGTGGCGGGTTGTCACTCGCTGCCGGCGTCACCGAAAGCGGTCTCGCTGATTGGATCGGAACCGGACTCTTGGCTTTGGAGGGTATCGATTTGCTCTGGATCGTTGCTACCGTTGCACTTCTGGCCGTCTTTCTGACCGAAGTGACGTCTAACACGGCGATGACCGCGATGCTGATTCCCATCCTCGGCGCACTCGCCGCGGGGCTCTCGGTCCATCCGTACGTGTTGATGCTCACCGCGACGACCGTCGCGTCGTTCGCGTTCATGCTACCCGTGGCGACGCCGCCGAACGCCATCGTGTTCGGCGGTGGTCATCTCAAAATTCCCCAGATGGCGACGATTGGATTCGTCATGAACCTCGTCGGAGTCATGCTGGTCGTGGTATTCGTGCTCGGATGGCTTCCGTTCAGTTGGGGGATCGACGTAACGACAGTCCCTCCCTGGTACGACTGA
- a CDS encoding DUF2267 domain-containing protein has protein sequence MNFDEFTGEIQHRLELPDTGRTVRTIRATLMTLGQRIPEGAADDLAASLPMEIKWYMTGAVEEHGQRFDWQEFLARVTEIEGDKTEPAESAYHARIIIDLVETLVPPSDFQQLRDQLPESEDDENWRKLFEVVDAGGWGDAQEAQTGGGPQPDPELQSDDAAGGESADETHE, from the coding sequence ATGAATTTCGACGAATTTACCGGCGAGATCCAGCACCGACTCGAGCTACCGGACACCGGTCGAACGGTACGGACGATCCGCGCGACGCTTATGACCCTGGGCCAGCGGATTCCGGAGGGAGCGGCCGACGACCTCGCCGCCTCGCTTCCGATGGAGATCAAGTGGTACATGACCGGCGCTGTCGAGGAACACGGCCAGCGGTTCGATTGGCAGGAGTTCCTCGCACGCGTCACCGAAATCGAAGGTGACAAGACCGAACCGGCTGAGAGTGCCTACCACGCACGAATCATTATCGACCTCGTGGAGACACTCGTGCCGCCATCGGACTTCCAGCAGCTACGCGACCAGCTTCCCGAAAGCGAGGACGACGAGAACTGGCGCAAGCTGTTCGAGGTGGTCGACGCCGGCGGCTGGGGTGACGCCCAGGAGGCACAGACCGGTGGCGGTCCACAGCCCGACCCCGAACTCCAGAGCGATGACGCCGCGGGCGGTGAGTCCGCCGACGAAACGCACGAGTAG